The following proteins come from a genomic window of Scylla paramamosain isolate STU-SP2022 chromosome 46, ASM3559412v1, whole genome shotgun sequence:
- the LOC135094688 gene encoding pre-piRNA 3'-exonuclease trimmer-like, with product MVDVTSTNFASLLPSVVEEAKSCCFLALDTEFTGLLADSAFRNNLFDDGPQRYHKLSANLRRFSVVQLGLALFTGVPDKNAYSVTSYNFYLRPHSCGSSDPIIACQTSSLEFLQRFNFDFNKWLYEGVPHMNCDEIDDLRGELTALFSGKKASYMSYEVERYFRSVGEWMVTAQDGETHSIGGVQDIHSQAMLLAALHTSFSELWATLQDGLVVVEKVSSSERARLEAEDPSRSQLIEAIIERNKGFTSLFQLLVQLNKPVVLHNGLLDLLLIYKQFHKRLPSSYDHFKSEVHQLFPFMYDTKFVAEELKYKYRDDIFVSRALSKTNLGDLTTALRGDLPVTYLPKLHHTPPDNKYTREGATLHEAGYDALLTGFCFLRMCHLSAMVQLPQMQHHRPLSPREHLSTLRQYANKIHLQRSAVPFMSLDGTDPRSKRPPWLVVQGRGRGVRASPGLVSAALAKYGQLDVQPLNNNSVLVATSSWRSVSEILANLSSEGPLKAQVYTRLRHSTLGRSVVWSSAVLSTGLCAWLVYRSFRKSSP from the exons ATGGTGGACGTGACCAGCACAAACTtcgcctctctccttccctcagtaGTGGAGGAGGCGAAGTCATGCTGCTTCCTGGCCCTCGACACGGAATTCACGGGGCTGCTCGCTGATTCCGCCTTCAGGAACAA TCTATTCGATGACGGGCCGCAGCGTTACCACAAGCTGAGTGCCAACCTACGTCGCTTCTCTGTGGTGCAGCTCGGTCTGGCACTCTTCACT GGTGTTCCAGATAAAAATGCATACAGTGTTACCAGCTATAATTTCTACCTGCGGCCTCACTCCTGTGGCTCCAGTGATCCCATCATTGCCTGCCAGACCTCCAGCCTTGAGTTTTTACAGAGATTTAACTTTGATTTTAACAAG TGGCTTTACGAAGGTGTGCCGCACATGAACTGTGATGAAATAGACGACCTCCGAGGGGAATTAACAGCCCTCTTCAGCGGAaagaaagcatcctatatgtcTTATGAG GTAGAGAGATACTTCCGCAgcgtgggtgagtggatggtcACAGCACAGGATGGGGAAACACACAGCATTGGTGGAGTGCAGGACATCCACTCTCAGGCGATGCTTCTGGCCGCCCTGCACACCTCCTTCTCCGAGCTGTGGGCCACACTGCAGGACGGCCTG GTTGTGGTGGAAAAAGTGTCAAGCAGTGAGAGAGCAAGACTGGAGGCAGAGGACCCAAGCCGCAGCCAGTTAATAGAGGCAATCATTGAGAGAAACAAGGGATTTACAAGTCTCTTCCAGCTCCTCGTTCAACTCAATAAACCAGTTGTCCTTCATAATGGCTTGCTGGATCTTCTGCTGATATATAAACAG TTCCACAAGAGGCTGCCAAGTTCCTACGACCACTTCAAGTCCGAGGTGCACCAACTGTTTCCCTTCATGTACGACACCAAGTTTGTGGCCGAGGAGCTCAAGTATAAGTACAGGGATGACAtttttg TGAGTCGAGCCTTGAGCAAAACAAACCTTGGGGACCTGACCACCGCCCTGCGAGGGGACCTGCCTGTCACGTACCTGCCCAAgctgcaccacacaccaccagacAACAAGTATA CGCGGGAGGGAGCGACACTGCACGAGGCAGGCTATGATGCATTGTTGACGGGTTTCTGCTTTCTGCGCATGTGTCACTTGTCAGCCATGGTGCAGCTCCCCCA GATGCAGCACCACCGCCCACTGAGTCCCCGGGAGCACCTGTCCACCCTGAGGCAGTACGCTAACAAGATACACTTGCAGAGGTCAGCCGTTCCCTTCATG TCCCTGGATGGCACAGACCCGAGGAGCAAGCGTCCTCCGTGGCTGGTGGTGcaggggcggggcaggggagTAAGGGCATCACCGGGCCTGGTCTCGGCAGCCCTGGCTAAGTATGGACAGTTGGACGTGCAGCCACTGAACAACAACTCTGTGCTTGTGGCCACATCTTCCTGGAggag TGTTTCAGAGATCCTGGCAAACCTGTCGTCCGAGGGTCCCCTCAAGGCACAGGTCTACACTAGGCTGAGGCACTCCACCCTTGGTCGCAGCGTTGTGTG GTCCAGCGCCGTGCTGTCAACAGGACTCTGTGCCTGGCTGGTCTATCGGTCCTTCAGGAAGTCTTCCCCTTGA
- the LOC135094687 gene encoding glutamate--cysteine ligase catalytic subunit-like: protein MGLLSEGTPLTWPQTKQYADHVREHGIRQFINQYHQLKGRQGDCLKWGDEIEYMIIKLDHKNRRAQLSLRSSELLEVLREAEETNPKEVRSLWHPEYAEYTLEGTPGQPYGSLVQHFNIVEHNMSFRRSEVQSLLQPDEVILTLTNFPRLGCPDFTFPPTQADPTSGASRSLFFPEAAITQSHPRFKTLTRNIRERRKEKIAINVPIFVDLKTPRPFVEDLSKYGDDGSSAAAAKEDHIYLDAMGFGMGCCCLQMTFQACNINEARVLYDHLTPLCPIMLALTAASPLYRGYLADVDCRWDVIAASVDCRTREEKGLEPLRNDRFVIPKSRYGSVDCYLSKCGARYNDIPLVYDKKIEQKLLDSKVDEQMALHISHLFIRDSISLFSERIHQDDVREMDHFENIQSTNWQSMRFKVPPINSNIGWRVEFRPCEVQLTDFENAAFGVFIVLLTRAILTFKLNMLIPISKVDENMQNCQKRNAVLDQKLWFRRDVFSRDCDKGDDTSQMTVSEIINGKGDEFVGLIPLVRQYLGALDMDADTACTIGQYLNFISARAAGTAMTTAAWIRNYVTSHPEYKQDSVVSEGINYDLIVACSEITQGKRECQELLGGIPKTKTSEDIPKAMKKIIQMTCMAPRNAE, encoded by the exons ATCGAGTACATGATCATTAAGCTGGACCACAAGAACCGCCGTGCTCAACTCTCTCTCCGAAGCTCCGAACTCCTGGAAGTGTTGCGTGAAGCAGAGGAGACAAACCCTAA GGAAGTGCGGTCTCTGTGGCACCCTGAATATGCGGAATACACCTTGGAGGGCACGCCTGGACAGCCTTACGGGTCCCTGGTGCAGCACTTCAACATCGTGGAGCACAACATGAGTTTCAGACGTAGCGAGGTACAGAGCCTCCTGCAACCAGACGAGGTTATCCTGACCCTCACCAACTTCCCCAG GTTGGGCTGCCCAGACTTCACATTCCCCCCAACCCAGGCAGACCCCACCAGCGGGGCATCAcgctccctcttcttccccgaGGCCGCCATCACACAGAGCCACCCGCGCTTCAAAACACTCACACGCAACATTCgggagagacggaaagaaaagattgccataaatgtcccca TTTTTGTGGACCTCAAGACCCCAAGGCCATTCGTGGAGGACTTGTCAAAGTATGGCGATGACGGCAGCTCGGCCGCAGCAGCCAAGGAGGACCACATCTACCTGGACGCCATGGGATTTGGCATGGGCTGCTGCTGCCTCCAGATGACCTTCCAGGCTTGCAACATCAATGAGGCGCGTGTCCTGTATGATCACCTCACGCCCCTCTGCCCCAtcatg CTGGCCCTGACGGCTGCCTCGCCACTGTACCGTGGCTACCTGGCTGATGTGGACTGTCGGTGGGATGTAATCGCCGCCTCGGTGGACTGCCGCACCCGGGAGGAGAAGGGTCTGGAGCCGCTCAGAAATGACAGATTTGTGATTCCCAAGTCCCGCTATGGGTCTGTGGACTGCTACCTGTCCAAGTGTGGGGCCAG GTACAACGACATTCCTCTGGTGTACGACAAGAAGATTGAACAGAAGCTGCTGGACAGCAAGGTGGATGAGCAGATGGCCCTGCACATCTCGCACCTCTTCATCAGggactccatctctctcttctctgaaAGAATCCACCAGGATGATGTTAGGGAGATGGACCACTTCGAG AACATCCAGAGTACAAACTGGCAGAGCATGAGGTTCAAGGTTCCTCCAATCAACAGCAACATTGGCTGGCGGGTTGAGTTCAGACCATGCGAGGTTCAGCTGACTGATTTTGAGAACGCAGCCTTTGGTGTGTTCATTGTGCTGCTGACCCGAGCCATACTTACCTTCAAGCTGAACATGTTAATCCCAATCTCAAAG GTTGATGAAAACATGCAGAACTGCCAGAAACGCAATGCAGTGCTGGACCAGAAGCTGTGGTTCAGGCGGGACGTGTTCTCCAGGGACTGTGACAAGGGCGACGACACCAGCCAGATGACTGTCAGTGAGATCATCAACGGGAAG GGGGACGAGTTTGTGGGCCTGATTCCCCTGGTGCGTCAGTATCTTGGAGCTCTGGACATGGACGCCGACACCGCCTGCACTATCGGCCAGTATTTAAATTTCATTAGTGCACGGGCGGCAGGCACAGCAATGACTACTGCTGCCTGGATCAGGAACTATGTCACTTCACACCCTGAGTATAA GCAAGACTCTGTGGTGAGTGAGGGCATCAACTATGACCTGATTGTGGCGTGCAGCGAGATCACTCAGGGCAAGCGGGAGTGTCAGGAGCTGCTGGGCGGCATCCCCAAGACCAAGACGTCGGAGGACATTCCCAAGGCCATGAAGAAGATCATCCAGATGACCTGCATGGCGCCGCGCAACGCCGAGTGA